A genomic region of Pelodiscus sinensis isolate JC-2024 chromosome 1, ASM4963464v1, whole genome shotgun sequence contains the following coding sequences:
- the LOC142831042 gene encoding uncharacterized protein LOC142831042 has translation MCHQYNENSVRHFGSHNQYPKVVPRPTTINRIYRRPPRFNYGMRLPTHFQVSCYSRPRTNSYYQSQGFHTYLPTASGTHGSDNIHRSQRKTTFPMSSTLMYAPHRHDVHRMVAVPSMVKQSLTWWTIPHNMLADIPFHWPQSTMQITTDASVLCWGAHMQDKQVQGRWSAQESLYHINLLELRAVSSACEHFFPLICNQVVHILTDNMTTVYYISRQGGACSHSLCIEAILLWNWCNRHNVIITAAYFPEEDNITTDALSRHFVQQHEWELHTDILHLLFNHWGYLSIDLFATQYNAKCAQYYSRAGIVWASKGDAFLYNWSQQLLYAFPPIPLIPKVLEKVAINGARVILVAPFWPRQTWFPYLFRMSPHPPYHLPSRPDLLTQDHGQLLHHSWITLLFLCQHGS, from the coding sequence ATGTGCCATCAATACAACGAGAACTCTGTTCGACACTTTGGGTCTCATAATCAATATCCCAAAGTCGTCCCTCGCCCCACAACAATCAATAGAATTTATAGGCGCCCGCCTCGATTCAACTACGGCATGCGCTTACCTACCCACTTCCAGGTTTCATGCTATTCAAGACCTCGTACAAATTCTTACTACCAGTCCCAGGGTTTCCATACTTACCTGCCTACAGCTTCTGGGACACATGGCAGTGACAACATACATCGTAGCCAACGCAAGACTACATTTCCGATGTCTTCAACACTGATGTATGCACCTCACAGACATGACGTGCACAGAATGGTAGCGGTACCGAGTATGGTCAAACAATCCTTGACGTGGTGGACCATCCCCCACAATATGTTGGCAGATATACCTTTTCACTGGCCCCAATCAACCATGCAGATTACAACCGATGCATCTGTACTCTGCTGGGGGGCCCACATGCAAGACAAACAAGTTCAAGGTCGTTGGTCTGCCCAAGAATCTCTCTATCACATAAACTTGCTCGAGTTAAGAGCTGTCTCCAGTGCCTGCGAGCACTTTTTTCCTCTTATCTGCAACCAGGTGGTGCATATCCTCACAGACAACATGACAACAGTATATTACATAAGCAGACAGGGAGGAGCCTGTTCCCACTCCCTATGCATTGAAGCCATACTTTTGTGGAACTGGTGCAACCGACACAATGTGATAATCACAGCGGCCTACTTCCCCGAGGAGGACAATATCACAACAGATGCCCTCAGCAGGCACTTTGTCCAACAGCATGAATGGGAACTGCACACAGATATCCTTCACCTGTTATTCAATCATTGGGGCTATCTATCAATAGACCTGTTTGCCACACAGTACAATGCGAAGTGCGCTCAATATTACTCCAGAGCAGGCATTGTTTGGGCATCCAAGGGAGATGCTTTCCTATACAACTGGAGCCAACAACTTCTATATGCGTTCCCTCCCATTCCCCTGATTCCCAAAGTTCTGGAGAAGGTAGCAATAAACGGAGCAAGAGTAATATTAGTAGCACCATTCTGGCCGCGCCAAACGTGGTTTCCTTACCTGTTCCGCATGTCACCTCATCCTCCGTATCATCTTCCCAGTCGTCCAGATCTGCTGACACAGGATCATGGGCAGCTGCTACACCACAGCTGGATCACCTTGCTCTTTCTCTGTCAGCATGGCTCCTAA